Proteins encoded within one genomic window of Arachis ipaensis cultivar K30076 chromosome B08, Araip1.1, whole genome shotgun sequence:
- the LOC107613190 gene encoding GDSL esterase/lipase APG: MIIENKMKINRKEVEVVFVIFAFVLLVVWGNAQDTLVPAMITFGDSAVDVGNNDYLPTIFKANYPPYGRDFLNHQPTGRFCNGKLATDITADTLGFKSYAPAYLSPQASGKNLLIGANFASAASGYDEKAAILNHAIPLSVQLNYFKEYQGKLAKVAGSKKAASIIKDALYLLSAGSSDFVQNYYTNPLINKLVTPDQYSSYLVRSFSSFVKDLHKLGARKIGVTSLPPLGCLPAARTLFGFHENGCVSRINNDAQGFNKKINSAAKNLQKQLPGLKIVVFDIYKPLYDLVQSPSKFGFAEARKGCCGTGIVETTSLLCNPKSLGTCSNATQYVFWDSVHPSQAANQVLADALIVQGIALIS, translated from the exons ATGATTATTGAAAACAAGATGAAGATCAatagaaaagaagtagaagtagtGTTTGTGATATTTGCATTTGTCTTGCTTGTAGTATGGGGGAATGCACAAGACACACTTGTGCCTGCAATGATAACATTTGGTGACTCTGCTGTGGATGTTGGCAACAATGACTACCTGCCTACAATTTTCAAGGCTAACTACCCTCCTTATGGAAGGGACTTTCTCAACCATCAACCCACTGGCAGGTTTTGCAATGGCAAATTAGCTACTGATATTACTG CTGACACACTGGGTTTTAAGAGCTATGCACCTGCATATCTTAGCCCACAAGCATCAGGGAAGAACCTTCTTATTGGAGCAAATTTTGCTTCAGCTGCCTCTGGTTATGATGAAAAGGCTGCCATCTTGAAT CATGCAATTCCATTGTCCGTACAGTTGAATTATTTCAAGGAATACCAAGGAAAGCTGGCCAAGGTAGCTGGTAGCAAGAAAGCAGCATCAATCATAAAGGATGCATTGTACTTATTGAGTGCTGGTAGTAGTGACTTTGTCCAAAATTATTATACCAATCCTTTGATCAACAAACTTGTCACTCCTGACCAGTATTCTTCATACCTAGTTAGATCATTCTCAAGTTTTGTTAAG GATTTGCATAAATTGGGAGCTAGGAAAATTGGAGTGACTTCCCTTCCACCATTGGGTTGCCTACCTGCTGCAAGAACCTTGTTCGGATTCCATGAGAACGGTTGTGTCTCAAGAATCAACAATGATGCCCAAGGATTTAACAAGAAAATCAACTCAGCTGCAAAAAATCTCCAAAAGCAACTTCCTGGTCTTAAGATTGTTGTGTTTGATATTTACAAGCCTCTCTATGACCTTGTTCAATCCCCTTCAAAATTTG GTTTCGCCGAGGCAAGGAAAGGCTGCTGTGGAACCGGGATAGTTGAGACAACATCCTTATTGTGCAATCCAAAATCACTAGGAACTTGCTCCAATGCAACTCAGTATGTGTTTTGGGACAGTGTCCATCCTTCTCAAGCTGCAAACCAAGTTCTAGCTGATGCATTGATTGTTCAAGGCATAGCCCTTATCTCATAA